From the Candidatus Methylomirabilota bacterium genome, one window contains:
- a CDS encoding chromosome partitioning protein ParB yields the protein LDGSGIIGAMATWGKFPDEDAPKAVVALAEQVAGDGGVALALYREPVGDHWHIFCLLPMDKVEPTPYQRDLSPTHAKRLQEVVRKIDRFVDPIVVMSPKPGLYWTPNGNHRRVVLEKLKAKLVPAILVPEPEVAFQILALNTEKAHNLKEKSLEVIRMYRGLVDDEPESGEEGYAFQFEAPHFITLGLLYEKNKRFAGGAFAPILRRVDKFLKGRFPKTLGEREERAELVREADEALVEVVAKIKKRGINHPYVKNFVLARTTPLTRQRKTLPSFDQTFKKLKENIEDFDIAKVRYEDIQRSAIMGAPAAG from the coding sequence GCCTTGACGGGTCGGGCATAATCGGCGCCATGGCCACGTGGGGAAAGTTCCCGGACGAGGACGCGCCGAAGGCGGTGGTGGCGCTGGCCGAGCAGGTCGCGGGGGACGGAGGCGTCGCCCTCGCCCTCTACCGTGAGCCGGTGGGCGATCACTGGCACATCTTCTGTCTCCTGCCCATGGACAAGGTGGAGCCGACCCCGTATCAGCGCGACCTCTCGCCGACGCACGCCAAGCGGCTGCAGGAGGTGGTCAGGAAGATCGACCGCTTCGTGGATCCCATCGTGGTGATGTCGCCGAAGCCGGGCCTCTACTGGACGCCCAACGGCAATCACCGCCGCGTGGTGCTGGAGAAGCTCAAGGCCAAGCTGGTGCCCGCTATCCTCGTACCCGAGCCCGAGGTCGCCTTCCAGATCCTCGCGCTGAACACGGAGAAGGCGCACAACCTCAAGGAGAAGTCCCTCGAGGTCATTCGCATGTACCGGGGGCTGGTGGACGACGAGCCCGAGAGCGGGGAGGAAGGCTACGCCTTCCAGTTCGAGGCTCCCCATTTCATCACCCTGGGGCTTCTCTACGAGAAGAACAAGCGCTTCGCGGGCGGCGCCTTCGCGCCCATCCTGCGACGCGTGGACAAGTTCCTGAAGGGGCGCTTCCCGAAGACGCTCGGGGAGCGGGAGGAGCGCGCCGAGCTGGTCCGCGAAGCCGACGAGGCGCTCGTGGAGGTGGTGGCCAAGATCAAGAAGCGCGGGATCAATCATCCCTACGTGAAGAACTTCGTGCTCGCCCGCACGACGCCCCTCACCCGGCAGCGCAAGACCCTGCCCTCCTTCGACCAGACGTTCAAGAAGCTGAAAGAGAATATCGAGGACTTCGACATCGCCAAGGTCCGCTACGAAGACATCCAGCGCTCGGCCATCATGGGCGCTCCCGCGGCGGGTTGA